A single genomic interval of Rhinatrema bivittatum chromosome 12, aRhiBiv1.1, whole genome shotgun sequence harbors:
- the RAPGEFL1 gene encoding rap guanine nucleotide exchange factor-like 1 has product MKPLEKLLKKQSSLLAGSRRPAGPPMLPGLKEPEPPLSLGPPDTPPQLLGRLLEQLLGAPRPCPAADVFLDDLILTHSLFLPAEKLFQELQQHFLGTSDYSSPCWDQSGLLQRKRAVLAVLLHFMETYKDILQEEESSFKLVKDLYLLVMKDVPLYPELEEVVMKLHQLLETAQLRVTEESTAPAKPVKPLFRHFRRIDSCLQPRVAFRGSDEIFCRVYMPDHSYVTIRSRLSASVEDILTSVSEKLQYSEEPSGRDEALILVAVASSGEKVNLKPDEDCVFTTLGINSHLFACTKDNLESLVPLPEEIQISPGDTEIHGLEAEDVATHLSAFHWELFRCVHELEFVDYVFHSERGRRETANLELLLQRCSEVQHWVTTEVLLCESLSKRVQLLKKFIRTAALCKQNQDMLTFFALVLGLDNAAVSRLRLTWEKMPGKFKSLFRKFENLTDPCRNHKTYREVVSKMKSPVIPFVPLILKDLTFLNEGSKTFLDGLVNVEKMHSVAEKVRTIRNYRSSPLRLDTESSPNHLQTKAYVRQFQVIDNQNLLFDLSYKLEPNHQ; this is encoded by the exons ATGAAGCCGCTGGAGAAGTTGCTGAAGAAGCAGAGCTCGCTGCTGGCCGGGTCGCGCCGCCCCGCCGGCCCCCCCATGCTGCCCGGCCTGAAGGAGCCGGAGCCGCCGCTCAGCCTCGGGCCCCCGGACACCCCGCCACAGCTGCTGGGCCGCCTGCTGGAGCAGCTTCTGGGGGCCCCCCGGCCCTGCCCGGCCGCAG ACGTGTTCCTGGACGATCTGATCCTCACCCATTCGCTCTTCCTGCCGGCGGAGAAGTTAtttcaggagctgcagcagca TTTCTTGGGGACCAGCGATTACTCCTCCCCCTGCTGGGACCAGAGTGGGCTGCTGCAGCGAAAGCGGGCGGTGCTGGCGGTTCTGCTGCACTTCATGGAGACCTACAAAGACATCTTACAGGAAGAGGAAAGCAGCTTCAAGTTAGTCAAG GACCTGTACCTGCTGGTGATGAAGGATGTGCCCCTTTACCCGGAGTTAGAAGAGGTGGTGATGAAGCTTCATCAGCTGCTGGAGACGGCGCAGCTCAG GGTCACCGAGGAGAGCACAGCCCCTGCAAAACCGGTGAAGCCCCTTTTCCGGCACTTCCGACGCATCGACTCCTGCTTGCAGCCGAGGGTGGCCTTCCGGGGCTCAGATGAAA TTTTCTGTCGTGTTTACATGCCGGACCACTCGTACGTGACAATCCGAAGCCGCTTGTCGGCCTCAGTGGAAGACATCCTGACCTCTGTCTCGGAGAAGCTACAGTACTCCGAGGAGCCCAGTGGCCGGGACGAGGCGCTCATCCTGGTGGCTGTGGCGTCCTCAGGAG AGAAAGTCAATTTGAAGCCAGATGAAGATTGTGTGTTTACAACGCTGGGGATAAATAGCCATCTTTTCGCCTGCACTAAAGACAACCTTGAATCTTTG GTCCCTCTGCCGGAGGAGATCCAGATCTCACCAGGAGACACCGAGATTCACGGGCTGGAGGCAGAAGACGTTGCCACCCACCTGTCAGCTTTTCACTGGGAGCTCTTCAGGTGTGTCCACGAG CTGGAGTTTGTGGATTACGTTTTCCAcagtgagagggggaggagggagacggCCAACCTGGAGCTGCTTCTGCAGCGCTGCAGCGAGGTGCAGCACTGGGTCACCACCGAGGTCCTGCTCTGCGAGTCCCTGAGCAAGCGAGTCCAGCTACTGAAGAAGTTCATCAGAACTGCCGCCCT TTGTAAACAGAATCAGGACATGCTGACCTTCTTTGCTCTGGTCCTGGGATTGGACAATGCAGCGGTCAGCAGGCTGCGGCTCACCTGGGAG aaAATGCCTGGAAAATTCAAGAGTCTGTTTCGCAAGTTTGAGAATTTAACA GATCCATGCAGAAATCACAAAACCTATCGAGAGGTGGTTTCAAAGATGAAGTCACCGGTGATTCCCTTTGTGCCTCTGATACTGAAAG ATCTAACTTTTTTAAATGAAGGCAGTAAAACCTTCCTGGATGGGCTCGTTAATGTGGAAAAAATG CACTCAGTGGCGGAGAAAGTCAGAACCATCCGGAACTACCGCAGTAGTCCACTGC